A genomic window from Arthrobacter globiformis includes:
- a CDS encoding GNAT family N-acetyltransferase, with protein MQEAEVPIGLVAYLDDDVVGWTRVVPRSTLPGVTENRALARILDDDPDAWWVSCFVVRREYRGKGIGTVLLDAAVDWAAQHGASILEGHPIDTSGLAGAPSPSALFTGTLAMFQRAGFGEIGRTYPTRPVMRQKLLHR; from the coding sequence GTGCAGGAAGCCGAGGTCCCGATCGGGTTGGTGGCCTACCTCGACGACGACGTCGTCGGCTGGACGCGGGTGGTACCGCGTTCGACGTTGCCGGGAGTCACCGAGAACCGCGCACTCGCCAGGATCCTTGACGACGATCCCGACGCGTGGTGGGTGTCCTGCTTCGTCGTGCGCCGCGAATACCGAGGGAAGGGCATCGGAACTGTGCTGCTCGACGCCGCGGTGGACTGGGCAGCGCAGCATGGTGCCTCCATACTCGAAGGCCACCCCATTGACACCAGCGGTCTCGCCGGCGCCCCGTCGCCATCTGCCCTCTTCACTGGAACACTCGCCATGTTCCAGCGAGCCGGGTTCGGCGAGATCGGGCGCACCTACCCAACCCGACCAGTGATGAGACAGAAGCTCCTGCACCGTTAG